The genomic stretch TCATCGACGTGCCCATCGATTACTCGGACAACGCACGGGCGCTCGGCGCGGGCGCGGAGGAGCTCGCCGCGCTCTGAGGGGAACGGCGGTTCGCGAACACTGGAGGAACACCATGCTGGCTGAACGTTATCCGTACTACCTGGCCAACCGTCCCCGGCAGCCCAACGCGGAGCTGGCCGTCACCCACAAGTACTCGGGCGAGGTCGTGACGCACGTCGCGGTCGCGGATGTCGCGGCCGTCGAGGAGGCCATCGCCGCCGCCGTGCGCGCGGCCGAGCCCATGCGGAAGATGGCCCCGTACGCGCGGCAGGCCGTGCTCGAACACTGCGTGCGCCGCTTCCGCGAGCGCGCGGAGGAACTGGCACTGGCGCTCTGCATCGAAGCGGGCAAGCCGCTGCGCGACGCGCGGGGTGAGGTGGAGCGGCTCATCGACACCTTCAAGGCCGCCGCCGAGGAGGCCGTGCGCGGCGGGGGCGAGGTGCTGAACCTGGAGGTGTCGAAGCGCGCCGCGGGCTACCGGGGCTTCACCCAGCGCGTGCCGGTGGGGCCGTGCTCGTTCATCACCCCGTTCAACTTCCCGCTCAACCTGGTGGCGCACAAGGTGGCGCCTGCCATCGCCGCGGGCTGCCCGTTCATCCTCAAGCCTTCGGACCGCACGCCGGTGAGCGCGCTCATCATGGCGGAGGTCCTGGCGGAGACGGAGCTGCCCGAGGGGGCATTCTCCGTGCTGCCCGTGCGGCTGGAGGACATCGGGCCGCTCATCGAGGACGACCGGCTGAAGCTGCTCTCGTTCACGGGCTCGGAGAAGGTGGGCTGGGAGCTGAAGGCGCGGGCGGGCCGGAAGAAGGTGGTGCTGGAGCTGGGCGGCAACGCGGCCTGCGTGGTGGACGAAGCGCCGGGCGCGCCGCTGGACTTCATCGCGGACCGGGTGGCGCAGGGGGCCTTCTTCCAGGCCGGGCAGAGCTGCATCTCGGTGCAGCGCGTGCTGGTCCATGCGTCGCTCTACGATGCGCTTCGCGAGAAGCTCGTTGAACGAGCGAAGGCTCTGCGGCCGGGTAATCCGTCGGACGAGGCCACGACGCTGGGGCCCATGATTGACGAGCCCGCGGCGCGGCGCCTGGAGGACTGGATTCAGCAGGCCGTACAGCGTGGAGCGCGGGTACTCACGGGTGGCGGACGGCGGGGTTCGGTGCTCGATGCCACGGTGCTGGAGGCGGTGCCCGACGATGCCGCACTGAGTACCGAGGAGGCCTTCGGCCCGGTCGTCCTGCTCCAGCCCTTTGGCAGCTTCGACGAGGCCCTGGCCCAGGTGAACAGCGGGCGCTTCGGACTCCAGGCGGGCATCTTCACGCAGGACCTGTCGCGGGCGATGAAGGCCTGGGACGAGCTGGAGGTGGGCGGAGTCGTCGTGGGCGACGTGCCGAGCTTCCGCGTCGACACCATGCCCTACGGGGGCGTGAAGGGCTCGGGCATCGGCCGCGAGGGCGTGAAGTACGCCATCGAGGACATGACAGAGCTTCGGTTGCTGGTGCTGCGTCAGGCGTGAGCGCCCGGAGACGCTCCCTTCGAAAGGGTACGAAGCAGTCGCGTGCGAAGGGGCATGCACCCACTTCAGTGAGGTGAGTCGACGGGCCAAGGACCCCACGGAGGCCGCGGGGCCAGGGGCGCCACGTCGAGTTTCAGTCTCGGTGACGACCTTACGTGCAGCCTTCTTCGGAGCGCTGCTTCGTGAAGTAGAAACCACCCACGTGGGGAACGTCTTCCCTGCGCGCGCTCAGCTTGAGACACTGCGCCAGCCACCGCACCCATGGACGAGAAGCGCTACCCCATCCCGGCCGGGCTCCACCGGGTGGAGCAGGACATCCAGAAGAGCCGCTTCATCACCACGGCCGCCCATACGCCTACCGTGGAAGAGGCGAAGGCCTTCATCGCCCGCGTCCGCGAGGAGTTCGACGACGCCACCCACAACTGCTGGGCCTTCGTCGTCGGGCCTCCGGGCTCCACCGCCCAGGTGGGCATGAGCGACGACGGCGAGCCCCATGGGACGGCCGGCCGCCCCATGCTCACCGCCCTGCTCCACGGGGGCGTGGGCGACGTGGCCATGGTCGTCACCCGGTACTTCGGTGGGACGCTGCTCGGGAAGGGCGGGCTGGTGCGCGCCTATACGGCTGGCGTCCAGCAGGCGCTCGAAAGCCTCCCCACCACGGAGCGTGTGCGCAAGACCCGACTGGCCGTCGAGGTGGAGTACACCCACGTCGATGGGTTGCGCCGCCTGCTGCCGTCCTACGAGGTGCAGGTGCTGGCGGAGGAGTATTCGGCCACCGTGGGGTACCGGCTGGAGCTGCCCGTCACCCAGGTGGAGCCCCTGCGGACCGCGTTGAACGACCTGACATTGGGACAGGTGCTCGTCGAGCCGCTCGATTCGGACGATTGACCCTGGGCCACGGAGGGGAGAGCCTGCGGCCCGATGAGCGCTGGCCCCGACCTCTTCTCCGCCTCCGTCGACGTGAATCGCTTCGCGCCCCTGGCGGAGCGGATGCGGCCTCGCACGCCTGACGAGTTCATCGGCCAGTCCCACCTGCTGGGCCCGGGCCGTCCGCTGCGCCAGCTCATCGAGCGCAAGGCCATCGTGTCCTCCCTCTTCTGGGGGCCCCCGGGCGTGGGAAAGACGACGCTCGCGCGGATGATGGCCACCGGCGTGGACGCGGAGTTCGTCATCCTCTCCGCCGTGTCGGACGGCATCCCCCGCATCCGCGAGGTGGTGGCCGAAGCCGAGCGCCTGCGCAACCAGTACAGCCGCCGCACCGTCCTCTTCGTCGACGAGATTCACCGCTGGGCGAAGAACG from Myxococcus xanthus encodes the following:
- a CDS encoding aldehyde dehydrogenase family protein, producing the protein MLAERYPYYLANRPRQPNAELAVTHKYSGEVVTHVAVADVAAVEEAIAAAVRAAEPMRKMAPYARQAVLEHCVRRFRERAEELALALCIEAGKPLRDARGEVERLIDTFKAAAEEAVRGGGEVLNLEVSKRAAGYRGFTQRVPVGPCSFITPFNFPLNLVAHKVAPAIAAGCPFILKPSDRTPVSALIMAEVLAETELPEGAFSVLPVRLEDIGPLIEDDRLKLLSFTGSEKVGWELKARAGRKKVVLELGGNAACVVDEAPGAPLDFIADRVAQGAFFQAGQSCISVQRVLVHASLYDALREKLVERAKALRPGNPSDEATTLGPMIDEPAARRLEDWIQQAVQRGARVLTGGGRRGSVLDATVLEAVPDDAALSTEEAFGPVVLLQPFGSFDEALAQVNSGRFGLQAGIFTQDLSRAMKAWDELEVGGVVVGDVPSFRVDTMPYGGVKGSGIGREGVKYAIEDMTELRLLVLRQA
- a CDS encoding YigZ family protein, whose amino-acid sequence is MDEKRYPIPAGLHRVEQDIQKSRFITTAAHTPTVEEAKAFIARVREEFDDATHNCWAFVVGPPGSTAQVGMSDDGEPHGTAGRPMLTALLHGGVGDVAMVVTRYFGGTLLGKGGLVRAYTAGVQQALESLPTTERVRKTRLAVEVEYTHVDGLRRLLPSYEVQVLAEEYSATVGYRLELPVTQVEPLRTALNDLTLGQVLVEPLDSDD